One Kribbella sp. NBC_00662 genomic region harbors:
- a CDS encoding urease accessory protein UreD codes for MSTRIDVTADPVRDRCLLTTGHLSPRRLPGPPGVVRVALVAAGALLLAGDEVRIEVVAEGPVQVEIVETAGTVAYAMRGGSARWDVDIRLTGGASLQWYAEPFVVSAGADVTRTTTAHLARSSTARLRESLVLGRYGEVGGTLRTATRAWLDDDLLLAEDLDLSPETRTGWAILGPARCLDTVTTLGSRLPDAAHTLQLEGPGSIARQLLQEQHQSELIRTSV; via the coding sequence ATGTCCACACGCATTGACGTCACCGCCGACCCGGTCCGCGACCGCTGCCTGCTGACGACCGGCCACCTGTCGCCCCGCCGCCTGCCCGGCCCGCCCGGCGTCGTCCGCGTCGCCCTCGTCGCCGCAGGCGCGCTGCTGCTCGCCGGCGACGAAGTACGCATCGAGGTGGTCGCCGAGGGTCCCGTGCAGGTCGAGATCGTCGAGACCGCCGGCACTGTCGCATATGCCATGCGCGGAGGCTCCGCCCGCTGGGACGTCGACATCCGGCTGACCGGCGGTGCCAGCCTCCAGTGGTACGCCGAACCCTTCGTCGTCTCCGCAGGCGCCGACGTCACCCGAACGACCACGGCACACCTCGCCCGCAGCTCCACCGCCCGGTTGCGCGAGTCGCTCGTCCTCGGACGGTACGGCGAGGTCGGCGGAACGCTCCGTACGGCGACCCGTGCCTGGCTCGACGACGACCTCCTCCTCGCCGAAGATCTCGATCTCTCTCCCGAGACCCGCACCGGCTGGGCGATCCTCGGCCCGGCCCGTTGCCTCGACACCGTGACCACTCTGGGTTCCCGCCTCCCCGACGCGGCGCACACGCTCCAGCTCGAAGGTCCCGGATCGATCGCCCGGCAGCTGCTCCAGGAGCAGCACCAGAGTGAACTCATCCGAACGTCTGTGTGA
- the ureG gene encoding urease accessory protein UreG, producing MPDAPDTPDTPDTPETRSFRLGVAGPVGTGKSSLIATICRELADELRLGVITNDIYTDEDARLLRSAGVLDPDRIRAVETGACPHTAIRDDVTPNLIAVEDLERDFAPLDVVLVESGGDNLTATFSPALVDAQIFVLDVAGGGDVARKGGPGIARADLLVVNKTDLAPYVEVDVDRMVKDAEAARDGKTVLALSRKDPASIARLREWVRAMTNVVRTGDHTPVDPGPMAPHSHIGEDGAVITHVHTH from the coding sequence ATGCCTGACGCGCCTGACACGCCTGACACGCCTGACACGCCTGAGACCCGCTCCTTCCGGCTGGGTGTCGCCGGCCCGGTCGGCACCGGCAAGAGCTCACTGATCGCGACCATCTGCCGCGAGCTCGCCGACGAACTCCGCCTGGGCGTGATCACCAACGACATCTACACCGACGAGGACGCCCGCCTGCTGCGCTCCGCCGGCGTCCTCGATCCGGACCGGATCCGCGCCGTCGAGACCGGCGCCTGTCCGCACACCGCGATCCGCGACGACGTCACCCCGAACCTGATCGCGGTCGAGGACCTCGAGCGCGACTTCGCCCCGCTGGACGTTGTCCTCGTCGAGTCCGGCGGCGACAACCTGACCGCGACCTTCTCCCCGGCCCTGGTCGACGCACAGATCTTCGTCCTCGATGTCGCCGGCGGCGGCGACGTCGCTCGCAAGGGCGGACCGGGGATCGCGCGGGCGGATCTGCTGGTCGTCAACAAGACCGACCTGGCGCCGTACGTCGAGGTGGACGTCGACCGAATGGTGAAGGACGCCGAGGCCGCCCGCGACGGGAAGACGGTCCTGGCGCTCTCCCGCAAGGATCCGGCCTCGATCGCCAGGCTCAGGGAATGGGTCCGCGCCATGACGAACGTCGTACGCACCGGCGACCACACGCCCGTCGACCCCGGCCCGATGGCTCCGCACTCCCACATCGGCGAGGACGGCGCCGTGATCACCCATGTCCACACGCATTGA
- a CDS encoding urease accessory protein UreF: protein MGTAELVALMLADGRLPTGGHTQSAGLEPAVRAGLGADGKQLSDVTAYARDRLRTVTRVDAAVAVVTRDVILTGSSAEPPPSRGDWSEPASPSRELWSPNHDPISRLDGERAELGKPGGRTAAGLVVVEQAWAARTSSQVVRAAVRRQGRLLLRLAGRVWPGVAGHLPVDGEVPRPIVLGVIAAVAGLSAEQLARVVAYDDVQTVVSASLKLLPVDPADAATWLATLHDDIEELVADVAPLTDVDKIPANAAPLIDIHAQNHATERMRLFHA from the coding sequence ATGGGTACGGCGGAGTTGGTCGCGCTGATGCTCGCCGACGGGCGACTGCCGACCGGCGGCCACACCCAGTCGGCCGGCCTCGAGCCCGCCGTCCGCGCCGGGTTAGGTGCCGATGGCAAGCAGTTGTCCGACGTCACGGCATACGCCCGAGACCGCTTGCGCACAGTCACCCGCGTCGACGCCGCCGTCGCGGTCGTCACCCGCGATGTCATCCTCACCGGCTCATCCGCCGAACCGCCGCCGAGTCGTGGGGATTGGTCGGAGCCCGCCTCGCCGAGTCGTGAACTGTGGTCGCCCAACCACGACCCCATTTCACGACTCGACGGCGAGCGGGCTGAGCTAGGCAAGCCGGGTGGGCGGACGGCGGCGGGGTTGGTGGTGGTTGAGCAGGCATGGGCGGCTCGGACTTCGAGTCAAGTGGTGCGGGCGGCGGTGCGGCGCCAGGGGCGGTTGTTGCTCCGGCTTGCCGGGCGCGTTTGGCCCGGCGTTGCGGGGCACCTGCCGGTCGACGGCGAGGTTCCGCGTCCGATTGTGCTCGGTGTGATCGCGGCGGTCGCCGGGCTGAGCGCGGAGCAGCTCGCGCGGGTTGTTGCGTACGACGACGTGCAGACGGTCGTCTCCGCCTCGTTGAAGCTGCTCCCGGTCGACCCCGCCGACGCCGCCACCTGGCTCGCAACCCTGCACGACGACATCGAGGAGCTCGTCGCCGACGTCGCGCCGCTGACCGACGTCGACAAGATCCCCGCCAACGCCGCGCCGCTGATCGACATCCACGCGCAGAACCACGCGACCGAGAGAATGAGGTTGTTCCATGCCTGA
- a CDS encoding urease subunit alpha, which yields MVEISRAAYAALYGPTVGDQVRLADTDLWVEVEEDLTVGGEEVVFGGGKSIRESMAQGTATRADGAPDTVISNVLVVDWWGIVRADVGIRDGRIVALGRAGNPDIADGVHPDLRIGPSTDVIAGEGRILTAGAIDSHVHLLSPSQLHEALATGITTIVGGGTGPSEGSKATTVTPGAWHLEQMHRALDAVPLNILLLGKGNTVSAEALAEQALAGAAGYKVHEDWGSTPAAIDAALRAADDWGLQVALHADSLNEAGYVESTLGAIAGRSIHAFHVEGAGGGHAPDILSIASYPHVIPGSTNPTLPHTVNTVAEHLDMLMVCHHLSPDVPEDLAFAESRIRATTIAAEDILHDLGALSITSSDAQAMGRIGEVITRTWQVAHVMKHRRGAPAGDLPADNERVRRYVAKYTINPAVAHGIDHEVGSVEPGKLADLTLWDPRYFGVRPSLVIKGGAIAWAALGDPNASIPTPQPVLMRPAFGDAIGADLSYTFVSPAALEDGLADRLGLRRRLLGVRPTREIGKADMKNNSALPSIEIDPETFAIEVDGDLVEPSPAEVLPLAQLYAMF from the coding sequence GTGGTTGAGATCTCGCGGGCTGCCTACGCCGCGCTCTACGGGCCTACCGTCGGGGATCAGGTGCGGTTGGCCGACACCGACCTCTGGGTGGAGGTGGAGGAGGACCTCACCGTGGGCGGTGAGGAGGTCGTGTTCGGGGGCGGGAAGTCGATTCGGGAGTCGATGGCGCAGGGTACGGCGACGCGGGCCGACGGGGCGCCGGACACCGTGATCAGCAACGTGCTGGTCGTGGACTGGTGGGGCATCGTGCGGGCCGATGTCGGGATCCGCGACGGCCGGATCGTCGCCCTCGGCCGCGCCGGGAACCCGGACATCGCGGACGGCGTACACCCCGACCTCCGCATCGGTCCGTCGACCGACGTGATCGCCGGCGAGGGCCGCATCCTCACCGCCGGCGCGATCGACTCGCACGTCCACCTGCTCTCCCCGTCGCAACTGCACGAAGCCCTGGCGACCGGGATCACCACGATCGTCGGCGGCGGGACCGGGCCGAGCGAGGGTTCCAAGGCGACCACGGTCACCCCCGGCGCCTGGCACCTGGAGCAGATGCATCGCGCGCTCGACGCCGTACCGCTCAACATCCTCCTGCTCGGCAAGGGAAACACAGTGAGCGCGGAAGCCCTCGCCGAGCAGGCGCTCGCGGGTGCGGCCGGCTACAAGGTGCACGAGGACTGGGGCTCGACCCCGGCTGCGATCGACGCCGCCTTGCGGGCCGCGGACGACTGGGGCCTGCAGGTCGCGCTGCACGCGGACAGCCTGAACGAGGCCGGGTACGTCGAGTCGACGCTCGGCGCGATCGCCGGCCGGTCGATCCACGCGTTCCATGTCGAAGGTGCGGGCGGCGGCCATGCACCGGACATTCTCTCGATCGCGTCGTACCCGCACGTGATCCCGGGGTCGACGAACCCGACCCTGCCGCACACCGTGAACACCGTCGCCGAGCACCTCGACATGCTGATGGTCTGCCACCACCTCAGCCCGGACGTGCCCGAGGACCTGGCGTTCGCGGAATCGCGGATCCGGGCCACCACGATCGCGGCCGAGGACATCCTGCACGACCTCGGCGCGCTGTCGATCACCTCGTCCGACGCGCAGGCGATGGGCCGGATCGGCGAGGTCATCACCCGGACCTGGCAGGTCGCGCACGTGATGAAGCACCGCCGCGGCGCGCCGGCCGGCGACCTTCCGGCCGACAACGAGCGGGTACGCCGGTACGTCGCGAAGTACACGATCAACCCAGCGGTTGCCCACGGCATCGATCACGAGGTCGGCTCGGTGGAGCCCGGCAAGCTCGCGGACCTCACGCTGTGGGATCCGCGGTACTTCGGCGTCCGTCCGAGCCTGGTGATCAAGGGCGGCGCGATCGCGTGGGCCGCGCTCGGCGACCCGAACGCGTCGATCCCGACACCGCAGCCGGTGCTGATGCGGCCGGCGTTCGGGGACGCGATCGGCGCGGACCTCTCGTACACGTTCGTCTCCCCCGCGGCGCTCGAGGACGGGCTCGCCGATCGACTGGGGTTGCGCCGGCGGCTCCTCGGCGTACGGCCGACGCGCGAGATCGGCAAGGCCGACATGAAGAACAACAGTGCGTTGCCGAGCATCGAGATCGACCCGGAGACATTCGCGATCGAGGTCGACGGAGACCTGGTCGAACCGTCCCCGGCGGAGGTGCTGCCGCTGGCCCAGTTGTACGCGATGTTCTGA
- the ureB gene encoding urease subunit beta, translated as MADADRLSTEGQGAAAHSVAPGAIRVAPGTIRLNADRTDAERLRLVIVNTGDRPIQIGSHLHLPDANAALAFDREAARGFRLDIPSGTSQRFEPGASREVDLVALRGNRRVPGIQVKNRG; from the coding sequence ATGGCTGACGCCGATAGACTTAGCACGGAAGGACAGGGGGCGGCGGCTCACTCGGTCGCACCTGGTGCAATTCGCGTCGCGCCGGGCACGATCCGCCTGAACGCCGACCGCACCGACGCTGAGCGCCTGCGGCTGGTGATCGTGAACACCGGTGACCGGCCGATCCAGATCGGCTCGCACCTGCATCTGCCGGATGCCAACGCCGCGCTCGCCTTCGACCGGGAGGCCGCGCGTGGGTTCCGGCTCGACATCCCCTCCGGGACCTCGCAGCGATTCGAGCCCGGAGCATCCCGCGAGGTGGACCTGGTGGCGTTGAGAGGCAATCGCCGCGTGCCGGGGATCCAGGTGAAGAACCGTGGTTGA
- a CDS encoding urease subunit gamma: MNFTPADVEKLLLSVAGMVARDRLARGVLLNHPEAVALLSTWVIERAREGARVADLMESGRLVLTRDQVMPGVAGMLHDVQVEATFPDGRKLVTIHNPII; encoded by the coding sequence ATGAACTTCACTCCAGCTGATGTTGAGAAGCTGCTGCTCTCCGTGGCCGGCATGGTCGCTCGTGACCGGCTGGCGCGGGGGGTGCTGCTGAACCACCCGGAGGCGGTGGCGTTGCTGAGCACGTGGGTGATTGAACGCGCACGTGAGGGTGCCCGCGTCGCCGACCTCATGGAAAGCGGACGGCTGGTGCTCACTCGGGACCAGGTAATGCCGGGCGTGGCCGGCATGCTGCACGACGTGCAGGTCGAAGCGACGTTCCCGGACGGCCGGAAACTCGTGACTATCCACAACCCCATCATCTGA
- a CDS encoding cytosine permease gives MTVEPSLDHHTASPPSQNTATRETLEDYTLRFAPRSYRKWSTGVVAISALGGIAYLADFAIGANIGISYGTTNALWGIAIFAVVIFATGLPLAYYAARYNIDLDLITRGSGFGYYGSVVTNVIFASFTFIFFALEGSIMAQGLQLGLHVPLWAGYAVSTLVIFPLVIYGMKVLSTLQVWTTPLWLILMVLPFCYLLVSHPSSVSTFFDYGPDADFGSMLLAAGVCLSLIAQIAEQIDYLRFMPPKTPENSRRWWTAVLLAGPGWVIFGAIKQVIGLFLAVYIIAQVDSGTSIANQPVHQFLEIYRGFLPGWLAMTLAVVLVVISQVKINVTNAYSGSLAWTNSYTRLTRHYPGRLVFLGFNLVIALVLMEANMFDFLNTILGFYANCGMAWIVVVASDIVFNKYLLKLSPKAPEFRRGMLYAVNPVGFVSMAAAAGVSILVFFGGLGDTIKPYSPLVAIGLALVLPPVLAIITGGKYYLRRPDDGLDLPMYDEHGNPSGEVLTCHVCRQDYERPDMTACQTHAAAVCSLCLSTDKLSDHVLPAHS, from the coding sequence ATGACTGTTGAACCCTCGCTCGATCACCACACTGCCTCTCCGCCCAGTCAGAACACCGCGACGCGCGAGACCCTGGAGGACTACACCCTCCGCTTCGCGCCGCGCAGCTACCGCAAGTGGTCCACCGGCGTGGTCGCGATCTCGGCCCTCGGCGGGATCGCGTATCTGGCCGACTTCGCGATCGGCGCGAACATCGGCATCTCGTACGGGACGACCAACGCGCTGTGGGGTATCGCGATCTTCGCGGTGGTGATCTTCGCGACCGGGCTGCCGCTGGCGTACTACGCCGCGCGGTACAACATCGACCTCGACCTGATCACCCGCGGCAGCGGCTTCGGGTACTACGGCTCGGTCGTGACGAACGTGATCTTCGCATCGTTCACGTTCATCTTCTTCGCGCTCGAAGGCTCGATCATGGCGCAGGGCCTGCAACTCGGGCTGCACGTGCCGCTCTGGGCCGGGTACGCCGTGTCCACGCTGGTGATCTTCCCGCTGGTGATCTACGGGATGAAGGTGTTGTCGACGCTGCAGGTGTGGACGACGCCGCTGTGGCTGATCCTGATGGTGCTGCCGTTCTGCTACCTGCTCGTCTCGCACCCGTCGTCGGTGTCGACGTTCTTCGACTACGGCCCCGATGCCGACTTCGGCTCGATGCTGCTGGCCGCGGGCGTCTGCCTGTCGCTGATCGCGCAGATCGCGGAGCAGATCGACTACCTGCGGTTCATGCCGCCGAAGACGCCGGAGAACTCCCGCCGTTGGTGGACCGCGGTGCTGCTGGCCGGACCGGGCTGGGTGATCTTCGGTGCGATCAAGCAGGTGATCGGCCTGTTCCTGGCGGTCTACATCATCGCTCAGGTCGACAGCGGCACCTCGATCGCGAACCAGCCGGTGCATCAGTTCCTGGAGATCTACCGCGGGTTCCTGCCCGGGTGGCTGGCGATGACGCTGGCCGTCGTACTCGTCGTCATCAGCCAGGTGAAGATCAACGTGACCAACGCGTACTCCGGTTCGCTCGCCTGGACGAACTCGTACACACGGCTGACCCGGCACTACCCGGGCCGGCTGGTGTTCCTCGGGTTCAACCTGGTGATCGCGCTGGTGCTGATGGAGGCGAACATGTTCGACTTCCTCAACACCATCCTCGGCTTCTACGCGAACTGCGGTATGGCGTGGATCGTGGTCGTTGCCTCTGACATCGTCTTCAACAAGTACCTGCTGAAGCTGTCGCCGAAGGCGCCGGAGTTCCGCCGCGGCATGCTGTACGCCGTCAACCCGGTCGGCTTCGTCTCGATGGCCGCGGCCGCGGGCGTCTCCATCCTGGTCTTCTTCGGCGGGCTGGGCGACACCATCAAGCCGTACTCGCCGCTGGTCGCGATCGGTCTGGCTCTGGTCCTGCCGCCCGTCCTCGCCATCATCACCGGCGGCAAGTACTACCTGCGCCGCCCCGACGACGGCCTCGACCTCCCGATGTACGACGAACACGGCAACCCGTCCGGCGAAGTACTCACGTGCCACGTCTGCCGCCAGGACTACGAACGCCCCGACATGACCGCCTGCCAAACCCACGCGGCCGCCGTCTGCTCCCTATGCCTCAGCACAGACAAGCTCTCCGACCACGTCCTACCCGCCCACTCCTGA
- a CDS encoding MarR family winged helix-turn-helix transcriptional regulator, whose amino-acid sequence MSSSLLLLLKRVEREIELGLEPLLDEFGLTIEQWRIMASLHDEPGQPMSLLAESAVLPAASLTRHVDKLVERGLVLRRVHPDDKRRIVTALSPVGATVADRLGTAQRALEADLADYFQMEIHERSGSATRR is encoded by the coding sequence ATGTCGTCGAGCCTGCTCCTGCTGCTGAAGCGGGTCGAGCGGGAGATCGAGCTCGGGCTGGAGCCGTTGCTCGACGAGTTCGGGCTGACGATCGAGCAGTGGCGGATCATGGCATCCCTGCACGACGAGCCCGGACAGCCGATGTCGCTGCTCGCGGAGTCCGCCGTACTGCCGGCTGCCAGCCTGACCCGGCACGTGGACAAGCTGGTCGAGCGCGGACTCGTGCTGCGCCGCGTCCATCCGGACGACAAACGGCGGATCGTCACCGCCCTCTCCCCCGTCGGCGCGACCGTCGCCGACCGCCTCGGCACCGCCCAGCGCGCCCTCGAGGCCGACCTCGCGGATTACTTCCAGATGGAAATACACGAACGTAGCGGTTCGGCAACACGCAGGTAA
- a CDS encoding substrate-binding domain-containing protein, whose protein sequence is MRHSDVLPIAFVVPLQGPTGIYGPSCLACGQLAVEQLNARNGIAGRPVELVQVDAGRPPEVVAEEVGRLVDAGRVEAVAGWHISAVRVALTRRIGGRVVYAFAAMHEGADNTPGVFMLGERPVNQLLPAARWLREHHGAGRWVVVGNDYVYPRVTGSIAEEALDIVESAYVALGTSDFTEVINGLKATKADGVIMLLMGQDAVHFNRQFARAGLSEDLLRLSTAIEENTLLGAGPAANHGVYAAAAYFDGLSTVESNEFAQQYYGRFGPFAPALNAVGESCYEAIRFLARLGEISGSVAMSAALPTGHFYDSPRGLLRLDGNLVDQDVYLAAADGLEFRIEEQIARTN, encoded by the coding sequence GTGCGGCATTCCGACGTACTGCCGATCGCCTTCGTGGTGCCGTTGCAGGGGCCGACCGGGATCTACGGGCCGTCCTGTCTCGCCTGCGGTCAGCTGGCCGTCGAGCAACTCAATGCGCGCAACGGCATCGCCGGCCGGCCGGTCGAGCTCGTCCAGGTCGACGCGGGACGTCCGCCGGAGGTGGTCGCCGAGGAGGTCGGGCGGCTCGTCGACGCCGGGCGGGTCGAGGCGGTGGCGGGCTGGCACATCTCCGCGGTGCGCGTGGCGCTGACGCGGCGGATCGGCGGGCGGGTCGTGTACGCGTTCGCCGCGATGCACGAGGGCGCCGACAACACGCCCGGGGTGTTCATGCTCGGCGAGCGTCCGGTGAACCAGCTGCTGCCGGCCGCGCGCTGGCTCCGTGAACATCACGGTGCCGGCCGATGGGTTGTCGTCGGCAACGACTACGTGTACCCGCGGGTGACCGGGTCGATCGCGGAGGAGGCCCTGGACATCGTCGAGTCGGCGTACGTTGCGCTCGGCACCTCCGACTTCACCGAGGTCATCAACGGGCTCAAGGCAACCAAAGCCGACGGTGTGATCATGCTGCTGATGGGCCAGGACGCGGTGCACTTCAACCGTCAGTTCGCCCGCGCCGGGCTGAGTGAGGATCTGCTCCGCCTCAGCACCGCGATCGAGGAGAACACCTTGCTCGGCGCAGGACCCGCTGCCAACCACGGCGTGTACGCGGCCGCGGCGTACTTCGACGGCCTGTCGACCGTTGAGAGCAACGAGTTCGCCCAGCAGTACTACGGCCGCTTCGGCCCCTTCGCCCCGGCCCTGAACGCGGTCGGCGAGTCCTGCTACGAGGCGATCCGCTTCCTCGCCCGCCTCGGTGAGATCAGCGGATCCGTCGCGATGTCGGCCGCCCTCCCGACGGGCCACTTCTACGACAGCCCCCGCGGTCTGCTCCGACTCGACGGCAACCTCGTCGACCAGGACGTCTACCTCGCCGCCGCCGACGGCCTCGAATTCCGCATCGAAGAACAGATCGCCCGCACCAACTGA
- the lhgO gene encoding L-2-hydroxyglutarate oxidase — MVVGGGIVGLAVARALQQRDPGTPVVVLEKEPSVAAHQTGNNSGVVHSGLYYRPGSLKARFAVAGGAALKEYCEEKGIPLDVPGKLVVATTEAELPQLDRLFGIGQENGVPVRRLSLEEVAEREPHLRVKGALAVDSTGRVDFKLVAAALAADIKAAGGEIRTGISVTSVENAGSIARVRTTDEVIEAERVAVCAGLHSDRLARASGLEPGVRILPFRGEFSEIVPERDFLVKGLVYPVPDPDLPFLGVHLTRGIDGGVHVGPNAVPALSREGYKWSKIAPKDVWEAATYRGTWRLARRYARTGAKEIVRSLTGRALVREARRMLPELEVKDVRRSGAGVRAQAVTRDGKLVDDFLFLRDGRALHVLNAPSPAATACLVIGNRIAEELSADRA; from the coding sequence GTGGTGGTTGGCGGGGGGATTGTCGGGCTGGCGGTGGCGCGTGCCCTGCAGCAGCGTGACCCCGGTACGCCGGTTGTCGTGCTCGAGAAGGAGCCGTCGGTCGCCGCGCATCAGACCGGCAACAACTCGGGTGTCGTGCACTCCGGCCTGTACTACCGGCCCGGCTCGCTCAAGGCGCGGTTCGCCGTCGCCGGCGGGGCGGCGCTGAAGGAGTACTGCGAGGAGAAGGGCATCCCGCTCGACGTACCCGGCAAGCTGGTCGTGGCCACCACCGAGGCCGAGCTGCCGCAGCTCGATCGCCTGTTCGGCATCGGCCAGGAGAACGGCGTACCGGTCCGGCGACTGAGCCTCGAAGAGGTCGCCGAGCGCGAACCGCATCTGCGCGTCAAGGGCGCACTGGCCGTCGACTCCACCGGCCGCGTGGACTTCAAGCTGGTCGCCGCGGCTCTGGCGGCGGACATCAAGGCCGCCGGCGGTGAGATCCGCACCGGGATCTCCGTGACGTCGGTCGAGAACGCCGGCTCCATCGCCCGGGTGCGGACAACCGACGAGGTCATCGAGGCCGAGCGCGTCGCCGTCTGCGCCGGTCTGCACAGCGACCGCCTCGCCCGCGCCTCCGGGCTCGAGCCGGGCGTGCGGATCCTGCCCTTCCGGGGCGAGTTCAGTGAGATCGTGCCCGAGCGTGACTTCCTGGTGAAGGGCCTGGTCTATCCGGTGCCCGACCCGGACCTGCCGTTCCTCGGCGTCCACCTGACCCGCGGCATCGACGGCGGCGTCCACGTCGGCCCGAACGCCGTACCCGCGCTGTCCCGCGAGGGCTACAAGTGGTCGAAGATCGCCCCGAAGGACGTCTGGGAGGCCGCGACGTACCGCGGAACATGGCGCCTGGCCCGCCGGTACGCGCGGACCGGTGCGAAGGAGATCGTCCGCTCGCTCACCGGCCGCGCGCTGGTCCGCGAGGCCCGCCGTATGCTCCCGGAGCTCGAGGTCAAGGACGTACGCCGCTCCGGCGCCGGGGTCCGCGCCCAGGCCGTCACCCGCGACGGCAAACTCGTCGACGACTTCCTGTTCCTCCGCGACGGCCGCGCGCTGCACGTCCTGAACGCCCCCTCGCCCGCCGCGACCGCCTGCCTGGTCATCGGCAACCGCATCGCCGAGGAGCTCTCCGCCGACCGCGCCTGA
- a CDS encoding ACT domain-containing protein translates to MAPVELALHAVVLAAHPPYLLSVAVLASVTTALVIWVVEPSTMRLLRSWLHAPKVRPREGIGTLWRIRVTLDDRAGSLESITRRLAELNANILGLHVHPIDDGVRDELVVSTPDEITAADLEAAIEAGGGRRTHVWPTTTLALVDGQTKALSLSARVVADPAELPHAVAELLGA, encoded by the coding sequence GTGGCTCCGGTGGAGCTGGCGCTGCATGCGGTGGTGCTGGCCGCGCATCCGCCGTACCTGCTCTCTGTCGCGGTGCTGGCGAGTGTGACGACGGCGCTGGTGATCTGGGTGGTGGAGCCATCCACGATGCGGTTGCTCCGCTCGTGGTTGCACGCTCCGAAGGTCCGGCCTCGGGAAGGGATCGGCACCCTGTGGCGGATCCGGGTCACCCTCGACGACCGGGCGGGCTCGCTGGAGAGCATCACCCGCCGTCTCGCCGAGCTGAACGCCAACATCCTCGGCCTGCACGTTCATCCGATCGACGACGGCGTACGCGACGAACTGGTCGTCTCGACGCCGGACGAGATCACCGCAGCCGACCTGGAGGCGGCGATCGAGGCAGGTGGCGGGCGCCGTACCCACGTCTGGCCGACGACCACACTGGCCCTCGTCGACGGTCAGACGAAAGCGCTGAGCCTGTCCGCACGCGTCGTCGCCGACCCGGCGGAGCTCCCGCACGCGGTCGCGGAGCTGCTCGGCGCCTAG
- a CDS encoding acetate/propionate family kinase has translation MTEHVLVVNAGSSSLKYSLVDAASGEAAATGLVERIGEESSHHVHDGPKGEWNDDQPIADHEAALEAAVRAFETQGPALADVDIVAVGHRVVHGGDRFAAPALVDDELIAAVTELVPLAPLHNPANLEGIEVARRLLPDLPHVAVFDTAFHQTLPPYAYTYAVPYEWQEKYGIRRYGFHGTSHSFVSAEAARLLGRPPSAVNVIVLHLGNGCSAAAIRGGESVDTSMGLTPLEGLVMGTRSGDLDPAIHGLLARVAGRSAEETDRTLNSESGLKGLTGANDFREVSRRRAAGDERAQLAFDVYCQRIKKYIGAYYAVLGTVDAVVFTAGVGQHSADVRAAALAGLDSLGIHLDPDRNAASETFASTDDSPVAVLVIPTNEEWQIAREALEVVRD, from the coding sequence ATGACCGAGCACGTGCTGGTCGTCAACGCCGGATCGTCCTCACTCAAGTACAGCCTCGTCGACGCCGCGTCGGGTGAGGCCGCGGCGACGGGGCTCGTCGAGCGGATCGGCGAGGAGAGCAGTCACCACGTGCACGACGGACCCAAGGGTGAGTGGAACGACGACCAGCCGATCGCCGATCACGAGGCCGCGCTGGAGGCCGCCGTACGGGCGTTCGAAACGCAAGGGCCCGCGCTGGCCGACGTGGACATCGTCGCCGTCGGGCATCGGGTCGTGCACGGCGGCGATCGGTTCGCGGCCCCGGCGCTGGTCGACGACGAGCTGATCGCGGCGGTGACGGAGCTGGTGCCACTCGCTCCGCTGCACAATCCGGCCAATCTCGAAGGGATCGAGGTCGCGCGGCGGCTGCTGCCGGATCTGCCGCATGTCGCCGTGTTCGACACCGCGTTCCACCAGACGCTGCCGCCGTACGCCTACACCTACGCGGTGCCCTACGAGTGGCAGGAGAAGTACGGGATCCGCCGGTACGGTTTTCACGGTACGTCGCACTCGTTCGTCTCGGCCGAGGCCGCCCGGCTGCTCGGCCGCCCGCCGAGCGCGGTCAACGTGATCGTCCTGCACCTGGGCAACGGCTGCTCGGCCGCGGCGATCCGCGGCGGCGAGTCGGTGGACACGTCGATGGGCCTGACCCCGCTCGAAGGTCTCGTGATGGGCACGCGCTCGGGCGATCTCGATCCGGCGATCCACGGTCTCCTCGCCCGGGTCGCGGGACGATCGGCCGAGGAGACCGACCGCACCCTGAACTCGGAGTCCGGCCTCAAGGGCCTCACCGGCGCGAACGACTTCCGAGAGGTCTCGCGACGGCGTGCGGCCGGTGACGAGCGCGCACAGTTGGCGTTCGACGTCTACTGCCAGCGCATCAAGAAGTACATCGGCGCGTACTACGCCGTACTCGGAACCGTCGACGCTGTCGTCTTCACGGCCGGAGTCGGCCAGCACTCGGCCGACGTACGCGCCGCCGCCCTCGCCGGTCTGGACTCCCTCGGCATCCACCTCGACCCCGACCGCAACGCCGCATCCGAAACCTTCGCCTCCACCGACGACAGCCCGGTCGCCGTCCTCGTCATCCCCACCAACGAGGAGTGGCAGATCGCCCGCGAAGCGCTGGAAGTAGTGCGCGACTAG